The Paucidesulfovibrio gracilis DSM 16080 genome contains a region encoding:
- a CDS encoding CgeB family protein, with translation MYGGSLPVGEFCATALRQEEHVVEVFQADQFYDAYSALKGLRVTSDRLEFLQNNYVQLLSQAVLAKVHSFEPDLVLAMAQAPLSRQILRRLRKDGVATAMWFVEDYRLFTYWKSFAPLYDVFAVIQKDPFFEELQSAGQHNVLYLPMAAQPDFHHPQEVSAVERRKWGAELSFMGAGYPNRRKAFRELLQYDFKIWGSDWDGDHVLAPYLQMGGRRVTSEECVRIFNASTINLNLHSSIHPDQLISQGDFINPRTFEVACCGAFQLVDRRSLLAEAFAEDELITFESLTDLKEKVEYFLHAPEQRQAIAEKGRRRVLMEHTYAHRMRRLLEFTAERIPNWPLPRQGNEALAVLPKELTTEVNGLLERLNLPKNVTFPDLVWAVRQQQGRLSGLETSILFLDEWKKMYEK, from the coding sequence ATGTATGGGGGGTCGCTTCCTGTTGGAGAATTTTGCGCAACAGCCTTGCGCCAGGAAGAGCATGTCGTGGAGGTTTTCCAGGCGGATCAGTTCTACGACGCATACAGCGCCCTCAAAGGACTGCGGGTTACTTCGGATCGTCTCGAATTTCTCCAGAACAATTATGTTCAACTCCTTTCGCAAGCCGTGCTGGCCAAAGTGCATAGCTTTGAGCCTGATCTTGTGCTGGCAATGGCCCAAGCCCCTCTTTCGCGCCAGATTCTGCGGCGGCTCCGAAAGGATGGTGTCGCCACGGCAATGTGGTTTGTGGAAGACTACCGATTGTTCACGTACTGGAAAAGCTTTGCACCGCTTTATGACGTTTTTGCGGTGATTCAAAAAGATCCCTTTTTTGAAGAACTGCAATCCGCAGGGCAACACAATGTCCTGTATCTGCCCATGGCGGCGCAACCGGATTTCCACCATCCCCAGGAAGTGTCCGCTGTAGAGCGGCGGAAATGGGGGGCAGAGCTTTCCTTTATGGGAGCTGGCTATCCCAACCGGCGAAAGGCCTTTCGCGAATTGCTGCAGTACGATTTTAAGATCTGGGGATCAGACTGGGACGGCGACCACGTGTTGGCACCTTACCTTCAAATGGGGGGGCGTCGAGTGACATCGGAGGAGTGCGTACGCATCTTCAACGCAAGTACCATCAATTTGAATCTGCATTCCTCAATCCATCCTGACCAGTTGATAAGCCAAGGTGATTTCATCAACCCTCGCACCTTTGAAGTGGCCTGCTGCGGAGCATTTCAACTCGTGGACAGGCGGTCCCTTCTTGCTGAGGCGTTTGCCGAGGATGAATTGATTACCTTTGAATCACTTACGGATTTGAAAGAAAAAGTAGAATATTTTCTGCACGCTCCGGAACAGCGCCAGGCCATCGCTGAAAAAGGGCGTAGGCGGGTGCTCATGGAACACACCTATGCACACCGCATGCGGCGGTTGCTCGAGTTTACCGCAGAACGCATCCCCAATTGGCCGCTACCACGGCAGGGCAACGAAGCCTTGGCCGTACTCCCAAAAGAATTGACCACGGAGGTCAATGGCCTTCTGGAGCGGTTGAATCTTCCGAAGAACGTCACTTTTCCCGATTTGGTGTGGGCTGTTCGTCAACAGCAAGGCCGACTTTCAGGACTCGAAACATCCATTCTCTTTTTGGATGAATGGAAAAAAATGTACGAAAAATAA